A single region of the Camelus ferus isolate YT-003-E chromosome 2, BCGSAC_Cfer_1.0, whole genome shotgun sequence genome encodes:
- the FGFBP1 gene encoding LOW QUALITY PROTEIN: fibroblast growth factor-binding protein 1 (The sequence of the model RefSeq protein was modified relative to this genomic sequence to represent the inferred CDS: deleted 1 base in 1 codon), whose product MRVQSLTLLSLLLLAALVLSVEAKKERKKRHGSKASTDKLHAPGKPQTEPRSQPSKHLTKGKFVTQDHANCRWAVTEQEEGIALKVECTRQDNKFSCFFTGNPTSCFESNQKNVYWKQIGRNLRSQKIICGDSKSVLKTRVCRKKFPESNLKLVNSTLIRNQKSSQKLMKPSTEEQSEVEKTTLSSPAKTQTTATNYSKCVEDPDLVNQRKIALDYCGESWSFFCNFFISMIQGSSC is encoded by the exons ATGAGGGTCCAGAGCCtcacccttctctccctcctccttctggctGCTCTGGTGCTCTCGGTGGAGGcc aaaaaagaaagaaagaaacgacATGGCAGTAAAGCCAGCACAGATAAATTGCATGCGCCGGGCAAGCCCCAGACGGAGCCGAGAAGCCAGCCATCCAAGCACCTGACCAAAGGCAAGTTTGTTACCCAAGACCACGCCAACTGCAGATGGGCGGTGACTGAGCAGGAGGAGGGCATTGCCCTGAAGGTCGAGTGCACTCGGCAGGACAATaagttttcctgtttcttcactgGCAATCCAACCTCATGCTTTGAGTCAAACCAAAAGAACGTCTATTGGAAACAAATTGGCCGGAACCTACGCTCTCAAAAGATCATCTGTGGGGACTCCAAGAGCGTCCTGAAGACCAGGGTGTGCAGAAAGAAGTTTCCAGAATCCAATCTCAAGCTGGTGAACTCCACTCTGATTAGAAACCAGAAATCCAGCCAGAAGTTAATGAAGCCTTCTACCGAAGAGCAGAGTGAGGTCGAAAAGACCACCCTTTCCAGCCCAGCAAAGACTCAGACCACGGCCACCAATTATTCCAAGTGTGTGGAGGACCCAGACTTGGTAAACCAGAGGAAGATAGCTTTAGACTACTGTGGGGAGTCCTGGAGCTTTTTCTGCAATTTCTTCATCTCCATGATACAGGGCAGTTCATGTTAA